One genomic segment of Drosophila melanogaster chromosome 3R includes these proteins:
- the Sodq gene encoding sodesque, isoform A — MLIKLILALVIGYGGIFAPGSAQNLLDRLRPVNMTRFDDGIKVVSGTKVKRYERLTVPLGGPVGIPGAAGLLGPLLPPQPSYLGYTYQLVPQWQAGAKLMGDGEGAGVAGMISFVQLPYNSDIRVTINVTGLPPGKHALHIHTFGDLSDGCKSTGGQFPNNFLGNVDTKDDGSISAVFQSIYLQLFGINGIVGRSIVIHSKAIDLNTALNAEVFSSSLQAMPNPLAYQNEENSLGPAIACGVISIMSTAASSSGMATAAPAPPAMENPEI, encoded by the exons ATGCTCATTAAACTGATATTGGCGTTGGTAATTGGTTATGGCGGCATTTTTGCGCCTGGCAGTGCACAAAATCTGTTGGATCGACTGCGTCCGGTGAATATGACCCGCTTCGATGATGGCATTAAAGTCGTTTCCGGCACCAAAGTGAAGCGCTATGAGCGCCTGACGGTTCCGCTGGGTGGTCCTGTCGGCATTCCAGGAGCCGCTGGCCTTTTGGGACCTCTGCTGCCTCCTCAGCCGTCGTATTTGGGATACACCTAT CAGTTGGTGCCTCAATGGCAGGCGGGTGCAAAACTGATGGGCGATGGCGAAGGAGCGGGCGTGGCCGGAATGATATCCTTTGTGCAGCTGCCCTACAACTCGGACATTAGGGTGACGATCAATGTGACTGGATTGCCACCCGGTAAACATGCCCTGCATATTCACACCTTTGGCGATCTCAGCGATGGTTGCAAGTCCACCGGTGGACAGTTTCCCAATAACTTT CTCGGTAATGTGGACACCAAGGATGATGGCAGCATCTCGGCGGTCTTTCAGAGCATTTACCTGCAATTGTTTGGCATCAATGGGATCGTTGGGCGTTCCATAGTGATACACAGCAAAGCAATCGATCTGAATACTGCCCTAAATGCAGAGGTATTTTCCTCCTCCCTGCAAGCCATGCCAAATCCCCTGGCCTATCAGAACGAGGAGAATTCACTGGGTCCTGCCATCGCCTGTGGGGTTATAAGTATTATGAGCACAGCCGCCAGTTCATCAGGTATGGCAACAGCTGCACCAGCACCACCTGCAATGGAAAATCCAGAGATTTAA
- the Sodq gene encoding sodesque, isoform B, producing MLIKLILALVIGYGGIFAPGSAQNLLDRLRPVNMTRFDDGIKVVSGTKVKRYERLTVPLGGPVGIPGAAGLLGPLLPPQPSYLGYTYLVPQWQAGAKLMGDGEGAGVAGMISFVQLPYNSDIRVTINVTGLPPGKHALHIHTFGDLSDGCKSTGGQFPNNFLGNVDTKDDGSISAVFQSIYLQLFGINGIVGRSIVIHSKAIDLNTALNAEVFSSSLQAMPNPLAYQNEENSLGPAIACGVISIMSTAASSSGMATAAPAPPAMENPEI from the exons ATGCTCATTAAACTGATATTGGCGTTGGTAATTGGTTATGGCGGCATTTTTGCGCCTGGCAGTGCACAAAATCTGTTGGATCGACTGCGTCCGGTGAATATGACCCGCTTCGATGATGGCATTAAAGTCGTTTCCGGCACCAAAGTGAAGCGCTATGAGCGCCTGACGGTTCCGCTGGGTGGTCCTGTCGGCATTCCAGGAGCCGCTGGCCTTTTGGGACCTCTGCTGCCTCCTCAGCCGTCGTATTTGGGATACACCTAT TTGGTGCCTCAATGGCAGGCGGGTGCAAAACTGATGGGCGATGGCGAAGGAGCGGGCGTGGCCGGAATGATATCCTTTGTGCAGCTGCCCTACAACTCGGACATTAGGGTGACGATCAATGTGACTGGATTGCCACCCGGTAAACATGCCCTGCATATTCACACCTTTGGCGATCTCAGCGATGGTTGCAAGTCCACCGGTGGACAGTTTCCCAATAACTTT CTCGGTAATGTGGACACCAAGGATGATGGCAGCATCTCGGCGGTCTTTCAGAGCATTTACCTGCAATTGTTTGGCATCAATGGGATCGTTGGGCGTTCCATAGTGATACACAGCAAAGCAATCGATCTGAATACTGCCCTAAATGCAGAGGTATTTTCCTCCTCCCTGCAAGCCATGCCAAATCCCCTGGCCTATCAGAACGAGGAGAATTCACTGGGTCCTGCCATCGCCTGTGGGGTTATAAGTATTATGAGCACAGCCGCCAGTTCATCAGGTATGGCAACAGCTGCACCAGCACCACCTGCAATGGAAAATCCAGAGATTTAA
- the Mco3 gene encoding multicopper oxidase 3, producing MGQNFLRRLPANRVASCPWRFAMSKRESKSFASLVLIVLLIFASNPSQCESSKDDFPQAKFEWPSFAWMRNKTTKGTPALDLKNDYSQMELANFGDFDRHPCRRVCQQGQSQNCYYQLVVHNYQRLGPECQRCQFDERACASEHCIYGDGVANPVMAVNRMVPGPSIELCENDTVVVDVLNYLSEPTTMHWHGVHMHRTPEMDGAPFITQYPLQPGEVQRHEFKVDRSGSLWYHSHVGWQRGFGVAGAFVVRQTSQENQHSQLYDYDLVEHTLMIQDIFYEYNLQDVRNILVNGKGRNHLSQLPDNDNRHRYERLRVTPGYRYRMRVILNGIANCPVEFSIEQHRLLMISTDGNDIEPVLADGFFLTSAERFDFVLEANQYKKNYWIRIKGYEQCENRNIYQGAVLSYRGSARSELPQGDILDKPSSRAADEDLILVNDFRFKPANSTAISSLRQSLDKDNNVGTVALRSVDPVPWTRYTKFLTHYSSFGSRTAPNGEVLFQISDISYNSPGISLLQGRHLYQDDRYFCNKSSLAAEGRNCERELCECVNVMRLPAYRPLEMVVANYLDSTHPFHIHGFTFRLVGQGVLGNLNDLRNIQELDRRGRLPRLSEDSAAVAKDTVQIPGQGYIIVRFISNNPGFWLYHCHVEAHAVQGMVAVLKIGEDHQMKNIPARVRC from the exons ATGGGCCAAAACTTTCTTCGTCGGCTGCCCGCGAATCGAGTGGCCAGTTGCCCGTGGCGGTTCGCGATGTCCAAACGcgaaagtaaaagttttgcCAGCCTGGTGCTGATAGTACTACTGATTTTCGCTTCAAACCCGTCTCAATGTGAGTCCTCCAAGGACGATTTCCCGCAGGCCAAGTTCGAATGGCCCTCGTTTGCCTGGATGCGAAATAAAACCACAAAGGGTACACCCGCGTTGGATCTGAAGAACGACTACAGCCAGATGGAGTTGGCCAACTTTGGGGACTTTGATCGTCATCCCTGCAGAAGAGTTTGCCAGCAGGGCCAATCGCAGAACTGCTACTACCAACTGGTGGTGCACAATTACCAGCGACTCGGACCGGAGTGCCAGAGATGCCAGTTCGATGAGAGGGCCTGTGCTTCGGAGCATTGTATTTATGGCGATGGAGTGGCAAATCCAGTGATGGCTGTTAATCGCATGGTTCCTGGACCTTCCATAGAGCTCTGCGAAAACGATACTGTTGTCGTGGATGTGTTGAATTATCTAAGTGAGCCAACAACGATGCACTGGCATGGAGTGCATATGCATAGAACTCCCGAAATGGATGGAGCACCCTTCATTACCCAGTATCCTTTGCAGCCCGGTGAGGTTCAGCGCCACGAATTCAAAGTGGATCGAAGTGGTTCGTTGTGGTACCACAGCCATGTGGGTTGGCAGCGGGGATTCGGAGTGGCTGGTGCCTTTGTAGTGCGCCAAACCAGTCAGGAGAATCAGCATTCACAGCTTTATGATTATGATCTTGTGGAGCACACCCTTATGATCCAGGATATATTCTACGAATACAACCTGCAGGATGTACGGAATATTCTGGTGAACGGAAAGGGTCGCAATCATCTCAGCCAATTGCCCGACAATGATAACCGTCATCGGTATGAACGACTTCGAGTTACTCCAGGCTATCGCTATAGGATGCGAGTTATCCTGAACGGAATAGCCAATTGTCCTGTGGAGTTCTCCATCGAACAGCACAGGCTCTTGATGATCAGCACCGATGGTAATGACATTGAACCCGTGCTGGCAGATGGTTTCTTCTTGACCTCCGCGGAGcgatttgatttcgttttggAAGCTAATCAGTACAAGAAAAACTATTGGATCAGGATCAAAGGCTATGAGCAGTGTGAGAATCGAAATATTTATCAAGGAGCCGTGCTCAGTTACCGCGGATCTGCTCGCTCTGAGTTGCCACAGGGTGATATCCTGGATAAGCCAAGTAGCAGGGCTGCAGATGAGGATCTAATCCTGGTCAACGATTTCCGATTTAAGCCTGCAAATTCCACGGCCATATCGTCACTTCGCCAATCCTTAGATAAGGATAACAATGTTGGTACCGTGGCGTTGCGATCCGTGGATCCTGTGCCCTGGACTCGTTACACCAAGTTCTTGACCCATTACTCCAGTTTCGGTTCGAGAACAGCGCCAAACGGAGAGGTACTCTTTCAAATCAGTGATATTTCGTACAATTCGCCGGGAATATCACTGTTGCAGGGCAGGCATCTCTACCAGGACGATAGATACTTCTGCAACAAGAGCTCCCTGGCCGCAGAAGGACGAAATTGTGAGCGTGAGCTTTGCGAGTGTGTTAATGTAATGAGGCTTCCGGCCTATCGTCCTCTGGAGATGGTTGTAGCCAATTATTTGGACAGCACACATCCCTTCCACATACACGGATTTACATTCCGTTTGGTGGGCCAAGGAGTGCTGGGTAATCTCAACGATTTGCGCAAT ATTCAGGAGCTGGATCGCAGAGGACGTCTTCCTCGTTTATCGGAAGACAGCGCTGCCGTTGCCAAGGATACTGTGCAAATTCCTGGACAGGGATACATAATAGTTCGATTCATCTCAAACAATCCTGGATTTTGGCTATATCATTGCCATGTTGAAGCACACGCCGTCCAAGGAATGGTGGCGGTGCTGAAGATCGGTGAGGATCATCAGATGAAAAACATTCCGGCACGTGTGCGCTGTtga
- the CG31091 gene encoding uncharacterized protein, isoform C yields the protein MYRSHIAVICAFVGIFVGTVVQSAPFSNDPAEVPNFYELFNNPDAHLSLTNGPDTIHFIEEHGYPVERHYVTTEDGYIISLFRIPYSHNIQNQQEKRPIAFIQHGLFASSDFWPSLGPDDGLPFLLSDAGYDVWLGNARGNRYSKNHTSRLTSHPDFWRFSWHEIGYFDIAAAIDYTLSTENGQDQKGIHYIGHSQGTTVMFVLLSSRPEYNDKIKTAHMLAPVAFMDHMDDVMVNTLSPYLGFNNIYSTLFCSQEFLPHNDFVLALMYSVCLPESIVYSFCSSSNETTTEEGRTNSTASALTSGVMPAGVSTDQILHYMQEHQSGHFRQFDFGTKKNMKVYGTEAPEDYPTELITAEMHLWYSDSDEMAAVEDVLRVAETLPNKVMHHMEDPLWDHMDFALNWEVRQYINDPIVAILNEYEGK from the exons ATGTATAGATCACACATCGCTGTCATTTGTGCCTTCGTGGGCATATTCGTGGGGACAGTTGTCCAGTCTGCTCCTTTTTCCAATGATCCTGCAGAGGTCCCAAACTTCTATGAATTGTTCAATAATCCCGATGCACACTTATCCTTGACCAATGGTCCCGACACG ATCCATTTCATCGAGGAACATGGTTATCCAGTTGAGCGACACTATGTGACCACTGAAGATGGCTACATTATCAGCCTCTTCCGAATTCCATACTCGCACAATATCCAAAACCAGCAAGAAAAGAGGCCCATTGCTTTCATTCAACACGGTCTTTTTGCCAGCTCCGACTTTTGGCCAAGCTTGGGACCGGATGATGGACTTCCTTTCCTGCTCTCCGATGCTGGATACGATGTTTGGCTGGGCAATGCTCGTGGAAACAGATACTCGAAAAACCATACCTCTCGTCTGACAAGTCATCCGGACTTCTGGCGCTTCAGTTGGCACGAGATTGGATACTTTGATATTGCCGCAGCTATTGACTATACCCTGTCCACGGAGAACGGACAGGATCAGAAGGGTATCCACTACATAGGACACTCCCAAGGCACCACGGTTATGTTTGTGCTGCTGTCCTCAAGACCGGAATATAACGACAAGATCAAGACGGCTCACATGCTGGCTCCTGTGGCATTTATGGATCACATGGACGATGTTATGGTCAACACCTTGTCTCCTTACCTCGGTTTTAACAATATCTACTCGACCCTCTTCTGTTCTCAAGAATTCTTGCCCCACAACGATTTCGTCCTGGCTCTGATGTACAGTGTTTGTCTTCCGGAATCGATTGTTTACAGCTTTTGCAGCAGCAGTAATGAAACAACTACTGAGGAAGGAAGAACTAATTCG ACCGCCTCTGCGTTGACTTCTGGAGTGATGCCTGCTGGTGTTTCCACGGATCAAATCCTGCACTACATGCAGGAGCATCAATCGGGACATTTCCGGCAGTTCGATTTTGGCACCAAAAAGAATATGAAGGTCTATGGAACGGAAGCCCCAGAGGATTACCCAACTGAGCTAATCACGGCTGAGATGCATCTGTGGTATTCGGACAGCGATGAGATGGCCGCAGTTGAGGATGTCCTGAGGGTGGCGGAAACGCTGCCCAACAAGGTGATGCACCATATGGAGGATCCACTATGGGATCATATGGACTTCGCTCTCAACTGGGAGGTGCGCCAATATATCAATGATCCGATTGTAGCCATTCTAAACGAGTACGAGGGGAAGTGA